A region of the Myxococcus stipitatus genome:
ACGCAGGGGCCACGGCCCACATGGCCACGCGCACCATTTGCGTCACTCCCGCGGCGAAAGTCCGTTCCTCCGGGCGCACGACAGCCATGACGTAGGACTGGCGCGTTGGCACGTCCATCTCCACAAGTCCCTCGCGAAGCAGGAACAGTACAGCAGCGACCCAGAAACTCGGCGCATACGCCGCGGTCATCAGCAGCAGACTGGACGGCAGGTGGGTGAAAACCATGGTGTTCACCAGCCCGATGCGCTTCGATAACCACGCCGCGCCCAGGTGGGAAAGCGCATTGGCGACCCGTGCACCAAAAAATAGCAGCCCCACCTCCCCCGCTCCGACTCCAAAGCGCTCGTGAAAGAAGAACGACAGCAGGGCCGTGGTGAGAAAGCCCCCGCCCAAGCCGTCCAAAGCGAACAGCACGGACACCTTCACGAGCACCCTGCGGCTCTGGGGTGACAAAGGGGGCCTCACGCCACGCACCGGCACCTCCACCTGCTTGGAAAGCGCGAGGTACATGGGAATGGTGAGTCCCAACAGCGCCGTGTAGAGGCTCATCCCCCCACGCAGCGCCGACACCTCCGTCACGGCCGCCCGCTCGCGCAGCAATGCGGGAAAGCCCGCGAGCAGAGCCCCCAGGGCATGCCCCACATCCTGGACAAGGTGGTACCAGGCAAAGGCTCCGGTGCGCCCCTCCGGCGTCGCCGTGGCTGGCAACACCGCCTGCTCCACCACGAGTGCCGCACCCCGGTCTCGGCCCATGCCGTTCAGCATCCCGACGAAGGCCGCGCAGATGATGAGCCACGGAGAGGATGCCCACGCGACGACAACGCCGCCCACCATGCCGAACATCACCAAGGCGAGGAGGAAGTGGCGCCTGCCCAAGGTGTCGGCAAAGAAGGTCGTGGCAACCGTGGCCAGCGCGGCCCCGGTGAGCCCCGCCCCCACCGTCCACCCAAGTTCAGCGGGTGAGAAGCCTAGCGCGGCCAGGTACAGGCCGAGCAATACGCCCACCATTCCGGTGGCAAGTGCCCTGAGAAAGGCGCTCGCGTAGAGAAGCCGTCGGTCTCCCCAGCGACCCACCCACCTCACTCCATCGCTGCGCGACGAGGCCCAACAGCACCGCGCCGAAGATGACCATCGGAATGAGGAGTCTGGCCTTCCACTCGAAGAGGGTTGCGGGCGCGAGCGAAAGAAGGTCGGTAAGAGGCGGCCGAGAGGCTTGTAGGGAACACGGGGCACATCGGTCGTAACTGGGACGTGCAGTCCTCAGTGCGCGCCTGTCCCGGTGGGCGCCGTGGTGAGGATCAGGGCCGAATGCACACCACGCGCGAGTGCCTCGGCCGGGCCCACGCCCCAGTAGTGCAGGAACATCATCCGAGGCTCTTCGCCTGTCATGTGGTTGTGGATGGCGACGACATCGATGTTCGCGGCCCTCAGGGCCTTGAGGACGGCCTGCAGTTCCCCCTCCAGCATGGCGAAATCCCCATCCACCACGGCCCGCTGTGGAGTGCCAGCGAACGCCGCCCAGGTGTTGACTCCCATCGCCTTGCCCATCTCGTGCCAGTGCATGCGCACGGTGCGGCCCACGGTGACCTTGTAGACGCCGTCCTTGTAGGTACCCTTCTGCCCCAGCAGCGCGTCGAGTTGCGCGGCATCGAGCTTCGAGCGAGCGGGGTCGATGGATGCGCGTGGCACCCGCCCCTTGCCGCCACCCGTTTCGCGCAGCCGGGCGAACACCTTGCCCACGGCGTCGGCGAGCTGGCCGGCCTCGCCCATGCCGCCCACGTGCATGAACATCACCTTGGGGCTGTCCCAGAAGAAGTGGTTGTGCAAAGCCGTGACCTCCAGCCCGTTCTGGAGCGCCACGTCCATCACCGGGTTCACCTGGTCCTCGAGCAGGACGATGTCGCCCATCACCATGGTGGCGTCCCCCACGCGCTTGAAGGCGGCCCACGCGGTCAGGCCGAGCGGCGGGGTGAGCTTCACGCCAGCCGCACTCACCTTGAGGTCGGTGCGAGGCAGGCTCACCTTGAATACCCCCTCGTCAGCGATCAGCTCGCCCTTGGCGCTGGCTCTCCGCTCGAGATCCGCGGTGTCGAGCCCCACATCCCTGGGTGAGTTGCCCTGGGATTGCTGGGCATGAGCCATGCCGGTGAATAGCAGCGCGAGGACCAGCGCCAAGCACCTCCAGCCCTCTCTTCTCCGCGTCATCGCGAGTCCTCCTTCTTCGAGTTCCGCAGCCTGGGCACACGCGTCAGCGTGCGGGCTTCTTCGTGGAGATGGCGCACACGTCGGCGAAGCCAACTCCCATCGCTCTTCTGGGGGTGGCGGAGCGACACCAGCGCTGCTGACCCGGCCGCGAAGAGCACTGCGACCCACCGGGGAAGTGCGCACAGACGGCCCCACGGATGGGTTGGACGAGCAGCCGCGGCGGCAACGCGCATCCTTCACCTCGCACCACTCTGCTGCCGCTGCTTCAAGGAGGCATGGAGCACGTCGTAGAGGAACGTGGTCTTCTCCACCGTCTTGTGATCGTCTCTGCCGACCAACGGGAAGCCCCTCGAGATGGTCAGCAGCCCCGGACACGTTGCTCAGGCTCGGCGAAGATGAACTCGGCGGCCGGGTCGATAAAGCGACGTACCAGCCACGCGGTGGCCGTCCGATTGATTTGAATGCGCTTCCGAGCAACCCACTTCATGAGAGCACTCCCCCGAAGAGCCTCGACACGAGCGCGCGGAACAATCCATGCGCGCCACCGTCGAGTACCACCACAACTCCGTTCAAGCGCCTGGACCAAGAGGTGAGCGTAAGGAAGGCAACCTTGCTCAGGATTCCTGTCACCTAAACGACTCCGCTCCTGGCATGACCACAGCCCCGGAGCGCCGGAACGAGGCAGAGAGAATCAGCCCCACCACGCCAGAGAACCAAGCGCAGACAGCGGACTCAGTCCCTGCGACATGGATTCGCCAGATCCTCGAGGTCACTGGCATCCGGGATGACCGCCGCTACCTCGACATACCCCTGCCGACCTCATGCCCAGACAACGCTGAGTGATGCCGCCAAGGAGCATTCCTCCCCCAGTACCCCTCCGGACCAACGACACACGACTCGGGACTTGACCACCCTGACCTGGCTGATGCTGTAGGGAGGCTCCCCACTGCCCGCGCCCCCCTCCAGCGGCTCCTTCTCCCCCCTTTTGCACCAGCCCGGTCTTCGAACAGGCCCCCCCCATTCCGCCAGCAGTCAACCCGCGCTGGTACATGGCAGGCGGCCCAACGGCCCGCTGTCCGTGCTTGCCTCGGGTGACGGGCGAGGCAAGCATGCGTCGACCTCTTCTTCCATCTGGAGCCGCATGATGCCCGCGTGCTGGCGTTCGCTGTCGCTGAGAGTCCTGTGGGGTGTCGTCCTGGCCTGGTGGCTTCCCCAGGAGGTGCTGGCGCAGCAGCCCGTGGGACCCTCGCGGGTGGCCATTCGCGCGGCGAGGCTGTTCGATGGGAAGAACGCGAAGCTGCTCACGGACGCCGTGGTGCTCGTCGAGGCCAACCGCATCAAGGCGGTGGGCAGCAAGCTGACGATTCCCGAGGGGACGCAGGTCATCGACCTGGGAGACGTGACGCTCCTGCCGGGGCTCATCGACGTGCATTCGCACCTGCTGCTGAGCGACGACATCGCGCAGGGGCCGGACAGCCTGGAGGTCACCGTCGCGCGCCTGAGCACGGCGGAGCGCGCGCTGCTGGGAGTGAAGCTGGGACGCGAGGTGCTGGAGGTGGGGTTCACCACGGTGCGGGACGTGGGCAACTCCGGGGTGAACGGGGACGTGGCGCTGCGCAATGCCATCCAGAAGGGCTGGGTGGAGGGGCCGCGCATCTCCGCGTGCACGCGCGCGCTCGCGCCGCACGGTGGGCAGTTCGGGCGGCTCCAGCCGGGGGCGCAGGCGCTCATCGAGCAGGAGTACGTCTCCATCGCCGGCGCGGACGAGGCGCGGCGCGCGGTGCGGCAGGCCGTGTACGACGGCGCGGATTGCATCAAGGTCATCGGGGACAACGGGTACAACGTCCTCTCGGAGGAGGAGCTGAAGGTCATCGTCGAGGAGGCGCACCGCGTGAAGCGCCCGGTGGCGGTGCACACCACGAAGGACGAGAGCATCCGCGCGGCGGTGGCGGCGGGCGTGGACTCCATCGAGCACGGGTACTCGCTGCCGGAGGACGTGCTGACGCCGATGGCGCGCAAGCGCATCTTCCTGGTGTCTACGTATGGCTCGGTGGAGCAGTGCGAGGACCTTGACACGATGCCCGGGGACGAGGCGATGAAGCGCGCGCGCAAGGAGCGGTGTCGCAAGGCCACCGAGCAGGGGCATGCGCAGCTCCGCCGCGCGGTGGCGGCAGGCGTCAGGGTGGCGGTGGGCTCGGACAGCTACACGGAGGTGCCGGGCAAGACGCGCGGCGACTCCACGCTGACCTATCTGCTCGCGTACGGAGAGGCGGGCCTGTCGGCGGTGGACGTCCTGCGCGCGGCGACGTCGAGCGCGGCGGAGTTGCTGCGTGTCCAGGACCGGCTGGGGTCTCTCGAGGCGGGGAAGCTCGCGGACGTGATTGCGGTGAAGGGCGACCCGATGAAGGAC
Encoded here:
- a CDS encoding DUF1259 domain-containing protein: MALVLALLFTGMAHAQQSQGNSPRDVGLDTADLERRASAKGELIADEGVFKVSLPRTDLKVSAAGVKLTPPLGLTAWAAFKRVGDATMVMGDIVLLEDQVNPVMDVALQNGLEVTALHNHFFWDSPKVMFMHVGGMGEAGQLADAVGKVFARLRETGGGKGRVPRASIDPARSKLDAAQLDALLGQKGTYKDGVYKVTVGRTVRMHWHEMGKAMGVNTWAAFAGTPQRAVVDGDFAMLEGELQAVLKALRAANIDVVAIHNHMTGEEPRMMFLHYWGVGPAEALARGVHSALILTTAPTGTGAH
- a CDS encoding MFS transporter; amino-acid sequence: MGRWGDRRLLYASAFLRALATGMVGVLLGLYLAALGFSPAELGWTVGAGLTGAALATVATTFFADTLGRRHFLLALVMFGMVGGVVVAWASSPWLIICAAFVGMLNGMGRDRGAALVVEQAVLPATATPEGRTGAFAWYHLVQDVGHALGALLAGFPALLRERAAVTEVSALRGGMSLYTALLGLTIPMYLALSKQVEVPVRGVRPPLSPQSRRVLVKVSVLFALDGLGGGFLTTALLSFFFHERFGVGAGEVGLLFFGARVANALSHLGAAWLSKRIGLVNTMVFTHLPSSLLLMTAAYAPSFWVAAVLFLLREGLVEMDVPTRQSYVMAVVRPEERTFAAGVTQMVRVAMWAVAPAFAGLFMQHGSLVAPLLMGAGLKVLYDVLLYLSFHRLKPPEEEPSSV
- a CDS encoding amidohydrolase family protein, whose translation is MPACWRSLSLRVLWGVVLAWWLPQEVLAQQPVGPSRVAIRAARLFDGKNAKLLTDAVVLVEANRIKAVGSKLTIPEGTQVIDLGDVTLLPGLIDVHSHLLLSDDIAQGPDSLEVTVARLSTAERALLGVKLGREVLEVGFTTVRDVGNSGVNGDVALRNAIQKGWVEGPRISACTRALAPHGGQFGRLQPGAQALIEQEYVSIAGADEARRAVRQAVYDGADCIKVIGDNGYNVLSEEELKVIVEEAHRVKRPVAVHTTKDESIRAAVAAGVDSIEHGYSLPEDVLTPMARKRIFLVSTYGSVEQCEDLDTMPGDEAMKRARKERCRKATEQGHAQLRRAVAAGVRVAVGSDSYTEVPGKTRGDSTLTYLLAYGEAGLSAVDVLRAATSSAAELLRVQDRLGSLEAGKLADVIAVKGDPMKDLSALRQVRFVMKDGKVVVAPVEEARQVTAPAH
- a CDS encoding chromate resistance protein ChrB domain-containing protein yields the protein MKWVARKRIQINRTATAWLVRRFIDPAAEFIFAEPEQRVRGC